DNA from Mustela erminea isolate mMusErm1 chromosome 18, mMusErm1.Pri, whole genome shotgun sequence:
GCCCATGTGTTAGCTTGTGTTGTCAGGTGATATTAGCTTGACTAGGGGGATAGCTGTGCTTGCATGAAAAGCTaaagttttggggcgcctgggtgactatccggttgggcatctgccttcggctcaggtcgcgatcctgGGGTTAGGATCCAGCCCGGCGTCTGGCTTcctgcttgccagggagcctgcttcaccctctccctctgcctgccgctccctttgcttgtgctctttctgtcaaatgaataagtgaaagcttaaaataaataagtaaaaataaaagctaaagttctgggggcatctggggtggtgcagtcggttgaacagccgactcttggtttcggctcaggacGTGGtctctgggtcgtgagatcaggccccgagtcaggcttcacgctcagcctgacgtctgcttgagattctgtctctccctctgcccctcctgctcgtgctctgtctctctttctctaaaataaaataaatcttaaaaaaaaaaaaataccctaaggTTTGATTTATTTAAGAGCATACCCCACTGATTGTGGGGGTAGGAGATGCCCCCTTGGAGATTAGTGGCCCTAGTGCATAAACACTTCCACAGCAGAGACTCTGGCCCTGCATTATACCGTGACGATAACTATGAACTCTTTGAAGTGGTGACTTTCTGCAGAGTTTAGAGAGAGACCCAGGCTATAAGTATAGGACCAGCAGATCTCAAAAGGGCTATTTATCTTCATATTAAACTTAACAGAGCTCAAAACAGGAGGAGGAACAGGGCAACAAAGGTTAAGGATAAAGCACTTTATTGCAAAGTATACACTGAAACAACATGGGGGCAGGCTTCCTGTCATATGTCATCTGCCATCCCTCGAGGGTTTTGTTCTTCCAGGGTATTTGAACGTGAAACTGCACCGTTAAATGCCCCTGGGGTCCAGAATTTTGCCTATGAAGAGAAGGgcccctgtgtctgtgtctctcagTACAAAGATGAAAGGTTGGTTAAGGTGATAGTCCAGGGGAAAGGTGAGGCGGGCAGgctggagccctgggctgggtgtggTGCCTGCCCCATCCTCGTTCCACTCGAAGCCAGAGCGATGTTCCACTTGGGTAAGTTTAATAGGTTTGCCTGTGATCTTGCTAAAGTCGGGCGAATCAAACAAGGATTGCAGTTCTGCAGAAATTGAGAGAGATTTCCATTAAAACGCGGCCTTCACCCAGCACCCTGCACAAGAGTAGAGTCCTGGTTCTTAAATCCTGATTCTCAAGGAGGCAGGCAAGCTGGGAGTAGAACCCCTCTTTGGACCTTCAGTGAGGTCTGTAGACCTCTGGGCTGGATAGTgttcaagtgacttgcccaagagcACTCAAAAACCAGCGAGTGAGGTTAAGACCAGAAACCAGCTCAACAGACCTGTGTTTTGAGAGGCAGTGTTCTGTTTCGAGATGTAGGGACTAAGGAATGCATCTGATAATGGCAGTTCATGCCTCCCCTCCAGTGTTAGTAGAATTAAGGAATCGTCCATGGCCTCCCCACAAAGCCACAGAGCCCTTGAGTGCTGCTTAGCAAGGCAGAAAGCTCAAAAAGCTCAACCCCACCCACCCCAATAGCAGAGTGGTCTGGCAGACATACTCATCTCCTGCAGGGACTTAGTGACTTCGCCTTCGTAACTCAGCTTCAGCTTGGGAATGGTCAGGACTGCCTGAATAGTCTTCAGTTCTCGGTCTATGTCATGAATGAACTCAGAGGTGAGGCTCTCTTCTATCATGGTCAAGTTCTGGGTTACTttcagaggcaggaagaagatgATACTCATGCTGCCAGTCAGGGGCAGCTGGGCAATCTGAAACCACAGGGAGGGAGCATGTGGGTTAGTTCCTTGGACCCGGAGAGCCCAGggctagacacacacacactccaagctgccttctcctctcctgctgtggGGTTCCTTGGCCGTGATTTCCCCAGCCCCTAATCTCTTTAACAACTGTCCTTCTTGGCCATTGCCTTCTGGCTACAAGATGTTTACTGAAGTTCCTTCAAAAAAACGTAGACTGTTGTCTTTTCTTACCTTAGCCTAATACCAACTGAAATTATGAGCTGAAAGAATTTTCTCCCAAAGATTGTCTGCCAGTAGTTACTGATCAGCTGTTATTTACAGAGTCCTGGACTAGAACAGAGGGTATTGAGCATAGGAACACAGAAGCAGTAATAAAATGggtctttgggggcacctgggtggctcagttgtttaaatgtctgcctttggctcaggtcacaatcccagggtcctgggattgagtcctgtgtcgggctccctgctcagcggagcgcctgcttctccctctcccactccccctgctcatggtctctctctctttctcaacaataaataaaatctttaaaaaaataaaataaaatgggtctTTGGAGCAGAGGTTCTTAACCTTAGGTCTGTGGGACAGACAACATCAGGAGTCTTAACAGCCCCTGAACCCATATACagaaatgtatgtgtgtgcacagacAGCATTTCTCTCAAGTGTTTTAGGCATTTTGTCAGATTCCCAAAGAAAAAGGTTTAAGAACTACTGACTTAGAATTAAAGGATGTCAGGTTTGTGAAAGACTTAGAATGCCAGCCATTTAGGGTgtgtgaccattttttttttttaatttggctttgaattctagaaataaaagttccccccaaagaaagaaaaaaaggagaggcagagaaagaagggggaaaagacaagaaaacaccAGCATGTGATTTGCCCAGTCTTGGCCCATTTCACATTATCTGTTAATCCTTACAGCAAACCCTAGGAGGATGAGTTTCAAGACCCATCcttcattttaagaagaaaggCTCAGAAAAGCTATTGACTTGCTGAAAGCTACACAGCAGGCAGAATTTAGACAGCTGTCCCATCTCAAAGGTCAGCCTATTTCACTATATGCCATCCTGCCTGTCTCtgtcctcccctctgcccaccgcTCATCCAGCCCCTACACACCTTGCAGTTGAGATCAGAGTCCAAGCCATAGCGTAAGATGGCCTTGGGGTCTGACATCATGGGGACTCTCACGGTCCTCTCCTCATCCAAGTGGAAATCCTGAAGGGAAGTCTTTCTGGAGTCAAACTTTGTTACCCACTGCcctgaaatgaaacaaatgggaGTACCCTGAGCCCCAGGAGACCAGACAGGCATTGGGACTGGGGCTGGGAGACCAAAGCCTATGGTTTAAAGGCGTCTGCCTAAAGGAATCTTAGAGGCCCTGACACATCAGGGAACAGCTCTGGCTGAGAACGTGCAGGCCCGACTACAATAGGTCAAGGATCTGAATACCTTCCATATAGAGACTCGGGAGGAATTACTGATTTGACCATCTGGATCATACAAGTTCTGTGATGGCCTGGGAGAAAAGTCAGCTGGTGTCTCCTTTCACAGGTGTCTGGGGGACAGGATCAGAGGAGATCAGGCTGCAAGGGACCCCGACATCACCCCTCTGGAAAATCACTGAAgcccagaggggcagaggcactGGCAGGTGCTCAAACAATGAGGTGGTAACCAAGCTCCCTACGTTGAAGTTGACTTTTTATATGCTGGCCTGTAATGGCTTCTCTCACTTTCCGGAGATCAGTGCTTCAAGTAGGGCCTCTCTCAAGGTCAGGGTCCCACTAGCTACTGCCTGATAGACAGAAGTTACAGAAAAGCATTTCAAGGAGAGGTTGCCCCAAATCCCACCCAAGTCTTCTCTGAATGGGGCCAGCTTCACATGGCCTGTGGAGGAGTCTCAGGCATGTCACCACAGCAGCATGCTATGAGAGAACTAATGGTTTGCTGAATACTTGTGCCCTGGGCACAGGGCTCCGGCTGGTGTGAAGACACGAGGCAATGTAGACAGCCTCTGAAGTAAGTGTGTCATCCCGTGTCAGAGGTGAGGCctgtgcagggcttgatgccagggaAGGCCCAGCTGGGCTTTGACCCTCATCTGACTCCAGCACGAATCTCACGGTGCCCACCCCCAAACAGGCCCCCGAGTGCTAGCACTTTCTTCTCCCTGCTAGGCTTTGTGCACGGTCTCTTAACACTTTGTAGACACACACCGCAGGTTTGCCTGGGCCCAGAAGACAAGCACAGAGCCTTCAGGCAGGTGCCTTCCCCAGATCATCCTCTGGCTTCGCCTCTCAGTTCCTGCTGAGCTCCGTCTCTGAcgtccccccttccccagcccctctgaCACCCACCCTCCACCCTTGGCCAAAAGAGAAGTGGAGCCCTCACCCTTGAAGTGAGCCACACCGAGGAGGAGAATGCTGACTCCACTGGGTATTTCCTGGGTGGACCTAGCGATTTTCCCTTTCATCTGGGCCTGCACCCAGTTGTTAACCTCCTGAAGGTCCAAGCGAGGGTTGCCAGTCAGGATTCTGGGCCTGGTGCCATAGGACTTCTCCAGTGGTGTGACAAAGCTGGATTTTATCCGCAGCTCTGGGAAGAGATGGAGTAGGGGTAAGTGTGCTCTGAGCTCCCAACCAGCATCTGCTCTGGGAGAGCGTGCCAGGCTGAGGTTCTGGTTTACCACTCAGCAGGCCCTGACTTCCTGCCTAGTGACTTCCCGTGACTTGCCCAGACTCCCCACCAGCTTCCCCAGGCACTGGGCAGGGAACAACAAATTTCACTCATTGCTGTTTCTCTTCAGGTTACCGCACTCCCTGGGCCCTCCCACCAttttttgcttcctctttctgATCCCTTTTGAGCTCATGGGGCCTCTTCCTGCCCACCAGCACCAGGCCCAGCCTGGGCAGACATGATCTAGTGTTTAGAAAGAAACaccccgggtgcctgggtggctccattggttaagcaactgcctttggctcaggtcatgatcctggagtcccgggatcgggtcctgcatcaggctctctgctcagcaggaagtctgcttcttcctctgagccttccctctctcatactctctctctcaaataaataaaatcttaaaaaaaaaaaaagagagagaagaaaagaaaagaaaccgcCCACCACCATAGAGCATAGATCCCCAAATTCCTCCAGCATCCCAGGCTAGCAAGGTGACCCACTCCTTTCAAAGATGATCCGGGAAGCACTCTTGAAGTTCTTCTCGGGGGTAGTGACGGCGGCAAGGAGCTCCTTATAGGTGCCATGGATGTCCGGGTTGCTGATCAGGTCATAGTACAGGGCCCGGTGGATGGTGGATTCTGTCCGCTGTTCCGCTCCTGCCAGAGAGCGGGGTGGGAGACTTAATACCTGGCCACCAGGGCCCAGGTCAGGCCAGCTCCCGGGGTGGGACACCACGCTCTTGGTCTTCCACTGTTCATACTGGTGGCATTCTTGCTGGGCGAGAAATTCGAAGGCAgtggaagaaaaacaagattttcCTCCAGCAGGTGAAGGCCATCAGGCCTAGAGAGAGTGACAAGGGCCGGAGGgagggttcaagccccatgcttcTCTGGCCACAGCCCTTACCAGAAAGTTTGGTGGCCCCCCGCTCAGGACTCTCCCCGTGCCCCCCCACGCCACCGGGAACTCAGCTGTGACCAAGTAAGGGCAAGGACCACCCCCGCTTGTAGGGGGTGGCACGCAGAAGCTTGTGTTAAGAATGGAGTGTCAAAGTCATCCCATCATCAGTAAGTGGTCGTGAGGCCATGTCCCCAAGTCAGCAGTGCTCTGCACCCTCCACAGAGCTGGGGTCGGGGGTTGTAGGTACACGCAAAGGGACCCCAGTGGGCCGCTCTCTCACAACCTCTCTGCAGGGGCCACAGGCCgctccaggcaccccaggctgtCCCCATCTGAGAACTCACCCAGCGAGAGCGCGGAGAGAGCGGTAGCCACACTGAGGGGGGATAGCAGCACGTTGGCAGCTGGGCTGAGGCCGGACCTCACGCGGTACAGGTCATACCCAAAGTTGGAGATGGCCGCTGCTAGCTTATTCACAGGGACCTTGAAGAAGGGGTCCTCCTCTTCCACGGGCACCCCTGTGGTGTCGGGAGCTGGGGCGTCCTGGATTTGAGTACAAGGACCATCAGAGATGAGCTTTGTGTGATGGGAACCCTTGTTGCTTTGAGTGCGATTGTCCTTCTGGCCCCTTAGAGATGTCCTGGCTGAGTACCCTACATGTAGCCTAATGTTAGAAGGAGAGTGTGATCCTGGATCCTGCCGGAGTTCTTGGCTGGGGACAGGCAGTCCCACATAGAAATTAGCTGACCAGGTTTAAACACTAGTGACCTGTGAGCCTCAGGCCTGTGACATACTtaaaaagagggaggagggatgcttgggtggctcatttggttaactgtctgtcttcggctcaggtcatgatctcgggtcctgggattgagtcctgcagcaggctctctgctcatctgggagcctgcttctccctctgcctgctggtccccctgcttgtgcaccctctccctctctctctgacaaataaataagatccttttaaaaagagagagagaaagagaagagtgcCCTCCCTTCCAAGGAACCTTGCTCTCAGGCCAGAGCAAGCTGCCTGTCGTCCCCCTTGCTAACTGCTTCCAACTCTCTACCTGGACCCTCCTGTGATTCCCCCAACCCCAGTCCCATCTTTCATGGCCTCTGATCGCATAGCATCTCCTCCACAACTTTTCCCTAATCACCCCAAGCTGAAGGCCCGTTTTGGTTTCCTGAACTTTTTAGGGGATCAGCTCCCACTTACATATTAaccacctaccatgtgccagactgTGCTGGTTCTCTTCACTGGAGTCACTTCATTTCCTGCTTGTTGATCTATTTGATACCTCAAAAGACTGAGTTCCTTGAAGGCAAGATctgagttctttatatttctgccccgccccagcccctaCAGAGCAGGTATTCAGTAGGTAAAAAGTAAGTGACTGGCCATGAGAGCCCTGCAAGGGtacttttggtttctctttaaagattatttatttgtgggatgcctgggtggctcagtgggtcagatcctctgcttttggcccaggacatgatcccagggtcctgggatcgagccccacatcaggctctgtgctcagcagggagcctgcttcctcctctctctctgcctgcctctctgcctacttgggatctctgtctatcaaataaataaataaaatcttttttttctttaagagtatttatttgagagagagaaggcgagCGCACATGCGCACTCAAACAGgggaagagccagagggagaacagggagcccatgcggggacttgatcccaggaccccaagacctaagccaaaggaagagacttaacctactgaacctaACCCAAGTCCCCCTGGATAGGtatttttaatcccattttacagataagaaagagactcggggggcacctgggtggctcagttgttgagcatctgtgCTCAGCTCTCGTCATGGTCTCaagagtcctggcatcaagccccacattgggctcgctgctcagcaggaagcctgcttctccctctcccactccccctgcttgtgttccctcttttactgtttctcttctgaaatataaacaaataaactctttaaaaaagaaatttaaaaagaagaaaggaggaaaggaaggaaggaaagaagggagggagggagggaggaagaaacgGACTCATTTCAAAGTGACTTGTCTACAGTAACAAAGCTAAGAAgtgagaggcagagccagaactCTCGACCACGTCCAGGACTCCAGCCAGTAGCCCCGGGTGCCCTGGGCCCTCACTGCCCCTTAGCCTGAGATTCTCAGCATCTGTCTCCACAGTCTGACCGTGCTTCCTCCGGACAGCAAAGGGACCTTTCTGCACGCTTACATCTCCACTGCACTCTGGTTGCTATCGGAACAAATATCCAGGACCACCATCCTGTCAGTGAGACCCACGAGTGCCCCAAGGTAGTGAGAAAAGGTCTTCACTGAAAGGGATACCTCCGGGCTTGCTAGACTGCCTTCACTTTTCACCTTTTGGGATCTTATTTCTGTCTCCGCTGTGTTACCCCGAAAGGCAAGGTGAGATGTTTTCTGTCTGTTTTGCGGAAGGAGAAATCCAGGCCTTATCTACACAGGAAGGCCAGAGTCTGGCCTGGAACCGGGATGTCTGCCCCATCCCCCTTGCTGCCTGCTAAGGAGGGGTGGGGATTGCCCACACCTCGCCTGGCACCAACCCCGCTGACCTCCTGGGGGCTGCCCGCGCTGTCCTGGCAGCTGCTGTGCGCGAGGAGGGCTCCAGTCCAGAGGAGAAGCACGAGGGCCTGCAT
Protein-coding regions in this window:
- the SERPINF1 gene encoding pigment epithelium-derived factor, giving the protein MQALVLLLWTGALLAHSSCQDSAGSPQEDAPAPDTTGVPVEEEDPFFKVPVNKLAAAISNFGYDLYRVRSGLSPAANVLLSPLSVATALSALSLGAEQRTESTIHRALYYDLISNPDIHGTYKELLAAVTTPEKNFKSASRIIFERKLRIKSSFVTPLEKSYGTRPRILTGNPRLDLQEVNNWVQAQMKGKIARSTQEIPSGVSILLLGVAHFKGQWVTKFDSRKTSLQDFHLDEERTVRVPMMSDPKAILRYGLDSDLNCKIAQLPLTGSMSIIFFLPLKVTQNLTMIEESLTSEFIHDIDRELKTIQAVLTIPKLKLSYEGEVTKSLQEMKLQSLFDSPDFSKITGKPIKLTQVEHRSGFEWNEDGAGTTPSPGLQPARLTFPLDYHLNQPFIFVLRDTDTGALLFIGKILDPRGI